The sequence TTCAGTTTACCTGCGTCTATCAATGGCACCTTAGGTGTCCCTGTATACCAATGGAATTCTTTCCTGTGCTTCCTAACGCCTCGAGCTAGTTTGGCAGCAGATAATTCTTCTGCAAACATTCTCTcggaaaaaaattgtaaactatTTATCCACTGTTAAGGTTTATCGTTGTTACACATCCATAAACCTTCCAGTTCAGGCTTGACAGTGTTCCCACCAAATTCGGGTATATTTCAGCGATAAATTCGGTCGCCTGTTAGTCATTAACTTTAATTTGTATTCGTAAGCCTACTTCTACACACAGTAATATTTAtcgtctccctccctctctcgccTCTCAAACACAGGTGTTTTTGGTACATCAAGTATAATtgctttgtcattttttattacatgaaaCAAGGTATGAACAATATACTGGTTGTCCAtaaaagtctcagtaccattctgagcaataaatacgtgtagtggtactgggactttatggacaccccgtatAAAAAAACCTCTGAAGCACTCCTACACTCAACAGATCTTTGTTCAAACCTCAGAGTCGCCATTACTGAATATGTCAATGAACCTAACTACTGCAATTAAGGTACAGAAGTATTTTTGTACAAACCTCTAGATACTCCATAATTGGTATTGCTTTTCTTTACTTGTGAAGCGAAAATTACTCGGAggataaacacacacataaatatattatccataaatataataaatatatatatatatatatatatatatatatatatatatatatatatatatatatatatatatatatatatatatatatatgcttaaaaatcacagtagatacacgtgacctcattaaataagcgaattccacaggataatctacctgtggtattcgcttgtatatatatatatatatatatatatatatatatatatatatataaatatatatatatatatatatatatatatatatatatacatatatatatatactatatatatatacatatatatatatataatatataatatatatatatataaaatatatatattatatatatatgtgtgtgtgtgtgtatatatatatatatatatatatatatatatatatatatatatatatatatatatatatatatatatatatgtatgtatatatatatatatatatatatatatatatatatatataatatatatatatatatatatatatatttatgtgtgtggttTATCCTCCGAGTaagttatatgttatatatatatatatatatatatatatatatatatatatatatatatatatatatatatatatttatttatatatatatatatacaaaggcgaataccacatgaaaattatcctgtggtatttgcttatttaatgaggtcacgtgtatctactgtgatttttaagcatattcatatatatatatatatacacacatatatattataatatattattatatatattaatatatatatatatataatatatatatatatatatatatttatgtgtgtggttTATCCTCCGAGAACTTTTCGCTCCAcaagtaaagagaaaagcaatacCAATTatggtatgtgtgcgtgtgtgtgtgtgtgtgtgtaaacattttTCCAGCGCAGCATTTTGAATAGAATAATTGTGATTAATGAGCTTTCCATTTTCAACATATAACTAAAGCCACATAAATTTAGGAACATTATCAGGGTGAAATTGCTGACGAATCAAATTTCGCTTAAAATATGTGAAATGAACTACCTCGATTTACAACaaggtttttttctttcaaaatcgcGTTGTTCAGATGAGGAGCGCCAAGTTtagccaaaaaaaaaggaaaaaaaaaaaaagaaaaccatccGTTCACTGCtcagtattttaaagtattgccTTTCGGTTTGAAATCTCTTAACCTCCCAATTTCTGAGTCGTTGTTTACAAATGTAAAGCCTAATCTGAATTGCAATTTGTCCTGCATACAATTAGCAAtcgcgtgatttttttttttagatgatacGCAACAAGTCAACAGCCACTAAACTTTGTATTTGATCATTGTAGttttgattttctcttttttttctttgatgtagtttttatatttgtatttttaatgtgTTCTTTCTATTCATTTTCGTTATTTTCCTTTGGCTTTTTTAATCTTAGAGGTCCCACCCATCTTACTTTCTCAggctttttgtaaataatttttttacacataTTTTGTTAGATTTGTGTATTAAGACCATCTCATGATATTTCCATTGAGactcagatatgtatatatagtatatacatacatacacacatatataggatatgcgtatatattcataatatacatatttatgcgcgtatatatatatatataaatatatatatattatatatatatatatatatatatataatatatctatatatatatatatatataatatattatatatatatattatatgatatatatagtatatatatatatatatatatatatattaactttattagAATACCAAAACTTCGATATAGAACCTTACACATACAAAACATGATATATAGCCCAAACAACGTAAGAAAGACGAACTTACTGGAGAGACAACGTCACTAATTGACAAAAAGGCCTCTTACGCTCCTCTCTTTTTGCAGTTGGAAAATCCCTTCGCTAAAAATACAAgagaaaaattataagaaatggAGACGAAAGTATCCTGTGCTATTCAAGCCTTCACTTGTTATCTACGCATGATGGAACTGGACTGCAAACAATTTTAGTGGAATGCAGTTTTTCCGCTATAAAAACTTCGAACTTTCCAGCGCttcaaatatataattgtggtcGAAGAACCTTCCATTTTCAACACATTGACTAAAACAGTATAAACTTAGATAAAGATTCacttgtgtatacgtatatatatataaatatatataatatatatatatatattatatatatatatatatatatatatatatatatatatatatatatagatatatatatatacacacacacaaatatataatatatatatatatatatatatatatatatatatatatatataatatatatacacatatatatatatatatatatatatatatatatatatatatatatatatactacacacatatatatatatatatatatatatatatatatatatatataatatatatatatatatatatatatgtcgcacTTCAGGTATATGtagagactgcatcaaaccctcctcgtcctcggtagcactacaacgctactgaggacgaggtgggtttgatgcagtctccaacactacaaatacctgaagtgcgacaggtatttgagatgggaggcggcatatacttatatcctcttgcagtggcttcactgccagtcctggaattgaagatatcaatggttcgtgcccgtcggccggcaattctattatcgtctagaaaattccccttcggttaaaatatatataaaaatattattaattctgaggtagagcgaattagatattaaaggacatttgtagctcgatatatatatatgaatcacggtaatgtgatatggactTAGACAAATGGctacatgcgggcaaaagcacttcaacgctaccgaggacaaggtgggtttgatgcagtctccaaaactacaaatacctgaagtgcgacaggtatatgagatgggaggcggcataaacttatttcctcttgcggtggcggggtgggctaaggcttcactgccagtcctggaattgaaaatgtcgatggttcgtacccgtcggccagcaattctattatcgtctagaaaattccccttcggttaaacatatatgaaaatatattaattccgaggtagagcgaattagacattaaaggacatttgtagctcgatatatatatatatattatatatatatatatatatatatatatatatatatatatatatatatacgtatatgtgtgtgtgtgtgtgggtgtgtgtgtgtattcatggaAAATATACTATGCTGGAGGTCGCCTTTTCAAATCGACAGTTTTGAGGTTGAATAATTTTCTGACATATTAATGTATGTCTATCCCAATACGTTTCATTTTCACTGTAccagatgaatttattttttcttttgatgttttttCATGGACATTTCAGTCCAAAATGTTCTCGTTGAGGCATTTCAAATGTTGGGAAAATAAAATACGAATTACATTGCTTTATCTGgttcatcatttatttttgagagaacttagttttttttttttagatttttcaaaattttacgactcagTGAAAGAGTGGAATTTAAATGGAACAGTTTTATCGTAAGCTATTATACGAAAAACTGTTACCTGTAgtagatttttctattttatttctatttttctggtTTCCTTGTATTTGACTGAGATATGCAGTAAGATTAAAGAATCTTATTATCTAATTAATTGAGTATGCCTTGCTGTGTGCTTTAAATAGTTTGAGACACCATTTATATACCTTAATGAGCGTAACTACTTTGAGTGCTAGTTACGCGTTTTATCACCGCCGCCGCTTAAAACTGTTTACCTGGGCGAGGGTTATCCAAGACCGGACAGATTCCTTCCACTCTTCACGGCGAACACAAGTCACCAATCTTCTTATAATTTGACGTgaatattattttcagtattgCATGAAGTCGTCTGCTGTTTCACAGTAAGGATTATCTTGCCATGAGGTTCATGTAAGACTTCGTTATCATCCTTGCTTTCGTTATTACTGATGGGCGGGACAGGAGATCCGCTGCTACGTCCAAGGAAACTGCCAATCAAGATGGTATCAATTTGGTGACCGTTGGATGGATTATTGCACCTGAATGGATTACTCAACTGAACAAACCAGCGCAAGGCAATCTTGGAGGTAGGTCTCGTTCCGTTTGTGACACAAAACAAGACTTTAAAGTTGCCCTATTATTTTAGTGCGCCTTCATCAAACCTTTCAAAATAAACTCTATTCCTCAACTCTAAAGTCAGAAAATTTTTTACACTTGCAAGATCCTTTAATTAACTGTGATATTAACTTAATGAAAACCTTCGTAACTTTATCTCGTCACAGCTATTCATTTTTGTCTCTTTGATTGAcagttttcttctattttttaggATTCGAGGTATTCGGAGTGTAGGTGGATTAGGTAGCCAGTGCCTAGGATACCAAACATCTGGGCGGCATCGTTGTCTTCCAGGGAATGTACTAGTTCAAGATAGCTTTTTACCTTGCTGGGAGTGTTGCTTCAGATTCACCTAATAAATGCTTGAACTTTTTgcattcgtatttttttttcatctcttttattttcgagtaaacatcaacatcatcagcaacatcaacaacatcaacaacaacgccgaagtagctccagggactcttgcagaagagtgtatcctagaaacggcgcacatagtaagaaaagtgctgaactcctaaggaggcaggatgtaaaccggaaccccccactataaatgccacccagtcgaattggaggattgcgatagaccaaccaaaaaaaaaaaaaaaaataataataataataataataataataataataataataataataataataataataataataataataataataataataataataataataataataataataataatagaaataaactaCATGGACAGATGCAAATTCTACAAATATTTCACGTAGAAAATGCGACTAAATTAAATGATATCttgcaataaaataaatttcctcAATCAAAGAGCCACTTTCCCGacctgaatatttttttctgaatttctaTTATGCACGTCTTCCTGGGGTAACTTAAACTACTAATTGAAGTTTTATTGCTATTGTTTTAATACTATATAAGGTAATAGCAATAGTAACAGAGTAACTAAGGAAAGGAATTAAGTCCACATTTAATTCAGAAGATTGGTATCAAATAACCACTGCCTTCTACAAAAGCCAAAATACTTAAGACTtgatattaaaaaatgaatatcctCAAGTACAATATCTGAATAAAAGTCAATTTCCTAATGGATTTAACCtcctaccccaccccccaccctctgaGAGTTGACTGAAAAAAACTCAATGTGTGAGTTATCCACTTGCGTGCGGATTGCCAAGCGTTCTTGCGCTCCCACAAATCGTGACGGGGGAGacgataaagaaaatggaaagctGAATTTAAACTCATTCGAACCGTATTAGCAATATTCGATAGACATTCCAAATCAGTTCAATCGACTATTcaagttatcttttttttttatccaaagctAATTCATTTCCTGCTTAATCGTATAATACCAGAAAATGAACCTAtgcttattattgttagttttcaaaaataattctatTGTAATGTAACAATTCTTACGACGTGATGAGAGATTTACATCAATGTTTGAATAAGTTTTTTGGCGTCAAAAGTCGGCGTTTGTCGAGACAGAATGAGTGATAAAACATTAACCTATCTTCAATTTATCActttgctctgagagagagagagagagagagagagagagagagagagagagagagagagagagagagagagatgtaagtaTGCATATAAATCCTTCCTTCATGATGAAACCTTTGGGTCAAGTAGAGGtagtttaattctttttatatattgcattttatctATAAATTGGTTATTTGGCTTCAGGGCGATGCAATTAGCAACTCAAATACTGGACAACAACAAGTTCCCaactaaaatcaagaaaaataaagaatattaaacagtttaagaaaaatgaaaattttgagaTATTAATAAAAGGATAATCATGAAAAGAACAACGAGAACGAATGACAGAAATAGAAAGTCGATCTCTCATTTCCAGCGTCTCTCGAGAGCTTCCCGGACTCACGAAGGAATgagggaggaagaaagaaaagaagagcggCTTCAGCGGAGACAGAAATAGCTCCGACGTCCCTGAGTCTCCCTGGAACCCCCAAGAACTCTCGAAGACAGGAGCGGcttcagcggagacaaaaacggCTCCAGGATCCAGACACGGATCCTCTGACCGATTTAAAAACTAAGGATGAGCCAGACGGAGTTTATCCTTACGAGACAACATGTTGTTGAGTATTATCACCTTTGTGCTATCAAAGTGCTTCAGTTGCGAATTCACATTCCCCCGCTTGGACATGTTTCATATCGCTTTGTTGCTGCTAATCGGCCAAGTGTTCTTGCTTATTGGCCTTGGCAGCGCGATAGTGAAATTCTTTATGGATTTCACCTTGAAGTACATGCGCCCGGAGGATCTTGGAATTCCGGAGGATGACGACGATGGCGACGACGTGAAAGCTGACTTTGTTGACGAAATGACCTCTGACGAAGACCCCGACTTTAACGAAGACCTCGACAGTAAAGTGGAAATGTATGAAGAAGAGAAGTTAGCCAGTGAGGACGAAAACTTTAGTCTAAAGACTGATGACTACGTCTTAAAACTTGAGAAAGAGGATTCTGAAAAGTCTCGCATGATAGAAGAACTGAAAGAGAAAATAGAAGCCCTGACAGAAGACAGGGAAAAGATGGAGCGAGCCACACGAGACTTGGAACGACTGCTCGAAGAGAAGGAGATGATGATCCATTTGATGCCAGCTGAAATGGACATACTCCAAAAAGAAATAGCTGCAAAGACGGAAGAGACCGAAAAGCTACGAGAGGAGAACGAAGATAAAAACTCAACTATAACCATCCTGGAGAACACGGTCGTAGTTCTCGATATGGAGAAGGAGACCTTGCATCGGGATTTGAGTAAAATGGAAGATGACAGAAATCTGTTAAATGTTCAGCTGAACAAGCAGAAGGAGGACTTGCAAAGACTCCGAGAAGAGAATCGGAGGAAACAGAAGGACATCGAGGTTCTTCAGAAGGAAAATGAGCTAAGGAACCTAAAGATTAATGGcttagaaaatgaaatagaagaatGCAAGCTTCAAAAACAGAGGGCTGACGAAAATTGGCAACAACTGCAACAATGTAAAGCAGAATTAGCCGAGAGAAAGGAGGAGCTCAAAGAGCTCAAAGAACATAATGTCCAAAAGGACAAAGAAATCCTGAGACTGGGAAGTGAATGCTCCCAGATGCAAGAAGATATCATCTGTCTCTTAAAAATGGTTAAAATTGTTGCTgcagaaaagggaaaaagaaaggagCTGAGTGAGATGAAGAGGAGGAAAGTCCAACTCGAATTCGAACTCGCTGAGATGAAGGAGGAACAGGAGACGATTGAGTTTGAAAAGATGGAGGCAATCGTGGAAATTGAAAGACTCCAAGAAGAGAACGTTGCAAAGGATCACAAGATCAGATCCTTAGAAGAGCAATTCAGATTTCTTAAAATGATGCCGAACGAACAGCCTGTACTACAAACGACAGGTGAAATGAAAGTCTCTCGATAAACCTCGATGTCTAAGGAGGCCTCAGGTCAATTGTAAAGCCCTCTACCGACGACTGGACAGCATCGAGGAAGGAATTAATCAGGTCAGGGCAATGGAACAGACTTCAGAGGGCCACAAGAGAGAGACTAAAGCCCTCAAGAAGACTCCATCTTCAAGGAATCAAAATAAGCAGCCAAGAAAGAGCAGGGACGAATTACATCAAAAGATGAGGCTGAAATCTGCAGCAAACCTCCAAAGACTGGAGCGAGATGCTGCAATGGTCAAAAGCCTCTATAAGATCAATGCTGTAACTTAAGGACTCTGCACTTTTAGGATGAAAGACTGATCATGTGCAGAGGAAAGAAGACAGGAAATTTTTGAAGTTGGAAAGAAGCAGGTCAGTTTTGTGATGGAATTCACTCCTGGATAAAATTGTGGAAGCATCTCTGCACAATGGAGAGACTACAGCGGCTGCTGGGCCCGTCGAGCGCCCCTCCTCTTGCCACACGATACCCTCAGGGGTATCAATCCCCAATCACATATGGGtggaaggcaacctctggcgcggcgtaagaacccgtaagtttcatgccgactacttcatatatgaattgggTCGTGCATTGCAAATTGAATcccattttttgcatatactactgtggcaacctctggcgtggcgtaaaaacccgtaagttcaatgccttttatatatgcaaaatgggTAATGCAATGCATTCTGGattaaatacttgcatatactgcagtggcaacctctggcgcggcgtaaaaccccgtaagttcaatgcctattacatatgcaaaatatttgatcccagtgtggcagaGGGAATTTGAGCTCGAAGGACACCGTCAGGAGTCGCTGCATTCCAACTTCGTACAATTTGGAGATTAGAAGCTTCCTGTCTGTAGCGAAGGAGTGATTTGATTGTGGATTTCATCAACTGAGCAGAGAAACGGCTGGATTTAGGACTGTCAAAAAATCTCCTATTTTCCATCAAAGTTCCTCATTGGCTGGCAGGTGTCACATGATGTAGAGTCATATGGCTAAGGACTTCATCTACTTGGCTAGCTGACAGAgctgaggaaggggaagggacCCATCCCTGGTAAAACTAAAGCCACTATCCTATGAAGCTCCGTTGGCaaggatgccccaggggtgagatcaaaTTAGATCGCCAAaggtccaaatatatatatatatatatatatatatatatatatatatatatatatatatatatatatatatatatgtatatataatatatatatgtatatatatatatatatatatatatatatatatatattataatatatatatatctatatatatatatatatatatatatatatatatatgtatagtaatatatatatatactatatatatatatatatatatatatatatatatatatatatatatatatatatatatatatactattatatgtatatgtatatatatatatatatatatatatatatatatatatatatatatatattaatatatatatatatatatatatatatatatatatatatatatataatatatatatatatatatatatatatcatatatatatatatatatatatatgacaagaaTTGCAGAAGTCTAGGAAAAATAATTAGGTagggaatatattagctaggaaataTACTAGTAGAGGTATGGTAGATGAAGGTGAAGGGAAGGTAGAGAGTGTGGTAGAAACAGATTGcagtagtagttgttgaaaaaatGAGACTAAACACACCAGGAGCTTCGCCAAAACAAAAACATGATGATtacagtggaaaatctgaactttgacacctccaGTGTGTGGTTACAATAGATTAGGGCAACAAGTAAGATTCGTGTAGGGGTGGCACCAGGAGTTGGAAAAGCCACTCAAGAGAAGTAGGGTGTATCCCAGTAGAAATTACGGAGGAtcccaaaattgaaaaaaagaacagGTTCTGACTCGCTTGAAATCTCAGAGAGATGAGTTTAGGAAATAAACGCTGGACGCAGAGCTTGTATCGGTGGAAACTCTGTACCCTGTGTAACTTTGTGTTGTGTGAAAAGACAATGaattgtgttataataataattctattatcgactaataaaaattccctttcggttgagcatatatgaaaatatattaattccgaggtagtgggaattagatattaaaggacatttgtagctcgatgtataagtATG is a genomic window of Macrobrachium nipponense isolate FS-2020 chromosome 31, ASM1510439v2, whole genome shotgun sequence containing:
- the LOC135206841 gene encoding chromosome partition protein Smc-like; its protein translation is MFHIALLLLIGQVFLLIGLGSAIVKFFMDFTLKYMRPEDLGIPEDDDDGDDVKADFVDEMTSDEDPDFNEDLDSKVEMYEEEKLASEDENFSLKTDDYVLKLEKEDSEKSRMIEELKEKIEALTEDREKMERATRDLERLLEEKEMMIHLMPAEMDILQKEIAAKTEETEKLREENEDKNSTITILENTVVVLDMEKETLHRDLSKMEDDRNLLNVQLNKQKEDLQRLREENRRKQKDIEVLQKENELRNLKINGLENEIEECKLQKQRADENWQQLQQCKAELAERKEELKELKEHNVQKDKEILRLGSECSQMQEDIICLLKMVKIVAAEKGKRKELSEMKRRKVQLEFELAEMKEEQETIEFEKMEAIVEIERLQEENVAKDHKIRSLEEQFRFLKMMPNEQPVLQTTGEMKVSR